One Leifsonia shinshuensis DNA window includes the following coding sequences:
- a CDS encoding nuclear transport factor 2 family protein has protein sequence MSEQDVLAAVDRIVDDFAHHRRDAYFSGFADDATFVLHTHPVRLESRAEYEEAWDAWERDGFRVLGCRSTTRRVQFAGEDVAIFTHDVETELADDDGSTTVRERETIVMQRRDGAWTCVHEHLSPREES, from the coding sequence ATGAGCGAGCAGGACGTCCTGGCCGCGGTCGACCGCATCGTCGACGACTTCGCCCACCACCGCCGCGACGCCTACTTCTCGGGCTTCGCCGACGACGCCACCTTCGTGCTGCACACGCATCCGGTCAGGCTGGAGTCGCGCGCCGAGTACGAGGAAGCCTGGGACGCCTGGGAGCGCGACGGCTTCCGGGTGCTCGGCTGCCGTTCGACCACGCGGCGCGTGCAGTTCGCCGGCGAGGACGTCGCGATCTTCACGCACGACGTCGAGACCGAACTCGCCGACGACGACGGCTCCACGACCGTGCGGGAACGCGAGACCATCGTCATGCAGCGCCGCGACGGCGCCTGGACGTGTGTGCACGAGCACCTGTCGCCCCGGGAGGAGTCCTAG
- a CDS encoding purine-cytosine permease family protein: MSDDDVTAALNPRPKITEVEAHGIDTIPDADRTSNWLDLARIQFGGVNTFATILLGTFPIALGLSFWQAVAATVLGVAVGIAFLAPMALFGPKTGTNNAVSSGALFGVRGRIVGSFLSLLTAIAFYSISVWVSGDAIVGALTRLAGVPDSIGLRLGIYAIIGLIVIVVVIYGYQFMLLVNKVAVFANTALILLAIVAYSGVFDAGYDPGPKALAIGGAFWPTFIAAALIVMANPISFGAFLGDWSRYIPRATKPRKLIGATILGQGLGLIPLLFGVATATLVFGKSDYVVSLIHVSPLWYALLLLVVAFIGGLSTGTTSLYGTGLDFSSVVPRFSRVQATIFIGTIAFLFILVGRLVFDLLGTVNAFVGAIVVTTTPWMVIMTIGYIVRRGFYDPSDLQVFNRGETGGRYWFAAGVNWRGMTAWIVAAVVGLLFADYPPIIVGPFSGLAGGIDLSLLSSVVVAGVLYGILLAIFPEPRYVFGPDGPRGVRSADAVVPPIHLDERSAAARAHARRAKAQPLEARTIEAPEAGA, encoded by the coding sequence ATGTCCGACGACGACGTCACCGCTGCACTGAACCCCCGCCCCAAGATCACCGAGGTGGAGGCCCACGGGATCGACACCATCCCGGACGCCGACCGCACCTCGAACTGGCTCGACCTGGCCCGCATCCAGTTCGGCGGGGTGAACACCTTCGCGACGATCCTGCTCGGCACCTTCCCGATCGCGCTCGGGCTGTCGTTCTGGCAGGCCGTCGCCGCGACCGTGCTCGGCGTCGCCGTCGGCATCGCGTTCCTCGCGCCGATGGCGCTGTTCGGACCCAAGACCGGGACCAACAACGCGGTCTCCTCCGGCGCCCTGTTCGGCGTGCGCGGCCGGATCGTCGGCTCGTTCCTGTCGCTGCTGACCGCGATCGCGTTCTACTCGATCTCGGTGTGGGTGTCCGGCGACGCGATCGTCGGCGCGCTGACCCGGCTGGCGGGCGTGCCGGACTCGATCGGGCTGCGGCTCGGGATCTACGCGATCATCGGCCTGATCGTGATCGTCGTCGTGATCTACGGCTACCAGTTCATGCTTCTGGTCAACAAGGTCGCCGTGTTCGCGAACACCGCACTGATCCTGCTCGCCATCGTCGCGTACTCGGGCGTCTTCGACGCGGGCTACGACCCGGGCCCGAAGGCGCTGGCGATCGGCGGCGCGTTCTGGCCGACCTTCATCGCCGCCGCGCTCATCGTCATGGCCAACCCGATCTCGTTCGGCGCGTTCCTCGGCGACTGGTCGCGGTACATCCCGCGCGCGACCAAGCCGCGCAAGCTGATCGGCGCGACCATCCTCGGCCAGGGCCTCGGCCTCATCCCGCTGCTGTTCGGCGTCGCAACGGCGACCCTGGTGTTCGGCAAGTCGGACTACGTGGTCTCGCTCATCCACGTCTCCCCGCTCTGGTACGCGCTGCTGCTGCTCGTGGTCGCGTTCATCGGCGGACTGTCGACGGGCACGACCTCCCTCTACGGCACCGGCCTGGACTTCTCGTCGGTCGTCCCGCGGTTCAGCCGCGTGCAGGCGACGATCTTCATCGGGACCATCGCGTTCCTGTTCATCCTGGTCGGCCGGCTCGTGTTCGACCTGCTCGGGACCGTGAACGCCTTCGTCGGCGCGATCGTCGTCACCACCACCCCGTGGATGGTCATCATGACGATCGGCTACATCGTGCGGCGCGGGTTCTACGATCCGTCCGACCTCCAGGTGTTCAACCGCGGCGAGACGGGCGGCCGGTACTGGTTCGCGGCCGGCGTGAACTGGCGCGGGATGACCGCGTGGATCGTCGCCGCCGTCGTCGGTCTGCTGTTCGCCGACTACCCGCCGATCATCGTCGGGCCGTTCAGCGGTCTGGCGGGCGGCATCGACCTCAGCCTGCTGTCGAGCGTGGTCGTGGCGGGAGTCCTCTACGGCATCCTGCTCGCGATTTTCCCGGAGCCGCGCTACGTGTTCGGGCCGGACGGCCCCCGCGGTGTGCGCTCCGCCGACGCGGTCGTGCCGCCGATCCACCTGGACGAGCGCTCGGCGGCGGCGCGTGCGCACGCGCGCCGAGCAAAGGCGCAACCGCTGGAGGCACGCACGATCGAGGCGCCGGAGGCGGGAGCATGA
- a CDS encoding cyclase family protein — MRVIDLSHPVRGGMTVFPGDPAVSVEPAVTIAEAGVSVLSLHLGSHTGTHVDAPSHTVEGGATIDAVDLGRLIGPARVIDVSGLPPRTRIHMEDVRDDLSELAPGTIVLFRTGWSAHFDDPDYLDHPFLDAGIASALLDAGVTVVGVDALNPDETPRDDPAPGLPFHDVFLGAGGLIVENLTGLDRITASAPRFIGLPLPIAGGDGAPLRAVVVED; from the coding sequence ATGCGGGTGATCGACCTGAGCCATCCCGTCCGCGGCGGGATGACGGTGTTCCCCGGCGACCCGGCGGTGAGCGTGGAACCGGCCGTGACGATCGCGGAGGCCGGCGTGAGCGTGCTGAGCCTCCATCTCGGCAGCCACACCGGCACGCACGTGGACGCGCCCTCGCACACCGTCGAGGGCGGCGCGACGATCGACGCGGTCGACCTCGGCCGGCTGATCGGGCCGGCGCGCGTGATCGACGTGAGCGGCCTCCCGCCGCGGACGCGGATCCACATGGAGGACGTGCGCGACGACCTGTCGGAGCTCGCGCCGGGGACCATCGTGCTCTTCCGCACCGGCTGGTCGGCGCACTTCGACGACCCGGACTACCTCGACCACCCGTTCCTGGACGCCGGCATCGCCTCCGCGCTGCTCGACGCGGGCGTGACCGTGGTCGGCGTCGACGCGCTCAATCCGGACGAGACGCCGCGCGACGACCCGGCCCCTGGCCTGCCGTTCCACGACGTGTTCCTCGGCGCGGGCGGGCTGATCGTCGAGAACCTGACCGGCCTCGACCGGATCACGGCGAGCGCGCCGCGGTTCATCGGGCTGCCGCTGCCGATCGCGGGCGGCGATGGGGCGCCGCTGCGGGCCGTCGTCGTGGAGGACTAG
- a CDS encoding APC family permease — MAIEDQTSVAPATTTGTAATAPARSRLRGNLGVASIVFMVVAAASPLGVIGGPVPLGIAIGNGTGFPFTFVIATVVLLLFAVGFTTMTPYVKSAGAFYSYVDRSLGRAAGLGTGFAALLSYITLEAAVFGLIGPGVGSLLGSYGVPSIPWWIYAAVAFGVVVFLGYRNIELSGRVLAVLLVAEVLIVLVLDAVIVFGGSTPEGLSTGIVTPSAILSGAPGIGILFAILSFIGFEATAVFRDEARDPDRTIPRATYLSLVLIGVFYALSSWALISAVGDSKAVTTATAHGGTLLADVTQRYLGTVGEHIIQVLFVTSLFACILSFHNIVSRYVFTLSGRAALPQRLGHAHARLGSPHRASVATGVVVGVLLLAGVVTGLDPINQFYTWLAGFSSVGIVLLLGITSVAVLVFFGRNRGTGVSLWRRAVAPALGLAGLLLFLVLILQNLPTLVGGSVPLAVGIVVLLLAAFALGPVVARVRAHAGVAPEDAEG, encoded by the coding sequence ATGGCCATCGAAGACCAGACCAGCGTCGCCCCCGCAACCACCACCGGCACCGCCGCCACCGCCCCGGCCCGTTCGCGGCTCCGCGGCAACCTCGGCGTCGCCTCGATCGTGTTCATGGTCGTCGCCGCGGCCTCCCCGCTCGGTGTCATCGGCGGCCCGGTGCCGCTCGGCATCGCGATCGGCAACGGCACCGGCTTCCCGTTCACGTTCGTGATCGCCACGGTCGTGCTGCTGCTCTTCGCCGTCGGCTTCACGACCATGACGCCGTACGTGAAGTCGGCGGGAGCGTTCTACTCTTACGTCGACCGCAGCCTCGGGCGCGCGGCGGGACTCGGCACCGGCTTCGCCGCCCTGCTGTCGTACATCACGCTGGAGGCCGCGGTCTTCGGCCTGATCGGACCCGGGGTGGGTTCGCTGCTCGGCTCCTACGGCGTGCCGAGCATCCCGTGGTGGATCTACGCCGCCGTCGCGTTCGGCGTGGTCGTCTTCCTCGGCTACCGGAACATCGAGCTCTCCGGCCGCGTACTCGCGGTCCTCCTCGTCGCCGAGGTGCTGATCGTCCTCGTGCTGGACGCGGTGATTGTCTTCGGCGGCAGCACCCCGGAGGGCCTCTCGACCGGCATCGTGACGCCGTCGGCGATCCTCTCCGGGGCGCCCGGCATCGGCATCCTGTTCGCCATCCTGAGCTTCATCGGCTTCGAGGCGACCGCGGTGTTCCGCGACGAGGCGCGCGACCCGGACCGGACCATCCCGCGCGCCACCTACCTGTCGCTCGTGCTCATCGGCGTCTTCTACGCGCTGTCCAGCTGGGCGCTGATCAGCGCGGTCGGCGACTCGAAGGCCGTCACGACCGCCACGGCGCACGGCGGCACGCTGCTGGCGGACGTCACCCAGCGGTACCTCGGGACGGTCGGCGAGCACATCATCCAGGTGCTCTTCGTGACCAGCCTGTTCGCCTGCATCCTGTCGTTCCACAACATCGTGTCGCGGTACGTGTTCACGCTCTCGGGCCGCGCCGCCCTCCCGCAGCGCCTCGGTCACGCCCACGCCCGGCTCGGCTCGCCGCACCGCGCGTCGGTCGCGACCGGCGTCGTCGTCGGCGTGCTGCTCCTGGCCGGCGTGGTCACCGGGCTCGACCCGATCAACCAGTTCTACACGTGGCTCGCCGGCTTCTCCTCGGTCGGCATCGTGCTGCTGCTCGGCATCACGAGCGTCGCCGTACTGGTCTTCTTCGGCCGCAACCGCGGCACGGGTGTCTCGCTCTGGCGCCGCGCCGTCGCGCCGGCGCTGGGGCTGGCGGGATTGCTGCTCTTCCTGGTGCTCATTCTCCAGAATCTGCCGACCCTCGTCGGCGGGAGCGTCCCGCTCGCGGTTGGGATCGTGGTGCTGCTGCTCGCCGCGTTCGCCCTCGGGCCGGTGGTGGCTCGGGTGCGGGCGCACGCGGGGGTGGCACCGGAGGACGCCGAGGGCTGA